In a single window of the Planctomycetaceae bacterium genome:
- a CDS encoding STAS domain-containing protein, with translation MNSPKNVFEFDQQGNVLVVTPNGPFMEFRDNDIRNAYNDAYRLLCAEDVKHLLIDFSRLDYFGSTFVGILIRLSKKVRGDGGEAYLCHLTDNMRQMMKTLMLLENTKTDFFWRQCGSLEEGLASLK, from the coding sequence ATGAATTCACCGAAGAATGTTTTTGAGTTTGACCAGCAAGGGAATGTCCTGGTTGTCACACCGAATGGGCCATTCATGGAATTCCGCGACAATGATATTCGCAATGCCTACAACGATGCCTACCGACTCTTGTGTGCAGAAGACGTGAAGCACCTGCTGATCGATTTTTCTCGTCTGGATTATTTTGGTTCTACCTTTGTAGGAATACTGATTCGGCTGTCAAAGAAAGTTCGTGGCGATGGAGGTGAGGCGTATCTCTGCCATCTGACCGACAACATGCGACAGATGATGAAAACTTTGATGTTGCTTGAAAACACGAAGACAGACTTCTTCTGGCGGCAGTGTGGGTCTCTGGAAGAAGGCCTGGCTTCGCTGAAATGA